Sequence from the Streptomyces peucetius genome:
CGCCCTGGAGGCGGACCCGGGGGAAGCGTGCCCGGTGTGCGGACAGACGCACATCGTGTGGCGCGAGGACCTGGAGCACGAGCCGTGGACCGGTCCGGTCTGCACCGGCTGCGGCATCGTCGTGCCGCAGCCCGTCCTGACGCCGCGGGCCGTGTCCGCGGCGAAGCGCGCGGGGCGGCGCGAACTCGCGCCGGTGGCATGACGCCCACGGGTTCCGGGCCGGGCGCCCGGAACCCGTCGGCCGGGTCCGGCGGCCACGGGTCCTGAACGGGAGCCGGTAGCCGCGGGCGTACAGGCCCGTCTCCTCGTGCGTTCAGGCCCCGTCGCTCTTGGCGCGCCGCCGCTCCGGCAGCAGTCGCGAGCCGGTCAGCTGCTCGCCGAAGACGTCGTCCGGGTTGGACAGGACGCAGGTCTCCAAGGAGAGGCAGCCGCAGCCGATGCAGTCGGTGAGGTGGTCGCGGAGCCGGCCGAGCTGCTTGATGCGCTGGTCGAGTTCACTGCGCCAGGCCTCGGAGAGCCGGGCCCAGTCGTCGCGGTCGGGCGTCCGCTCCTCCGGCAGCTCCGCGAGGGCCTCCCTGATGGTGGCGAGGGGGATGCCGACGCGCTGCGCGGCGCGGACGAAGGCGACCCGCCGCAGGGCGTCCCTGCTGTAGCGGCGCTGGTTGCCGCTGGTGCGGCGACTGGTGATGAGCCCCTTGGACTCGTAGAAGTGCAGGGCGGACACGGCGGCGCCGCTGCGTGCGGAGAGCTGGCCGACCGTGAGCTCGTGGATCTTCTCTGGAATCTGCGGCACCTCTCGAAGCCTACTGGTCCGTCGTTGACAGAACGGCGCCCGCCCAACCATGCTGAGCAAGCGCTTAGACATCAGTCGTCGAGAGGCAGGGACCAGGGACATGGCAGAGCCGAGGATCTTCACCTCCCCCGAGGAGCTGCGCGCCGGAATCGGCGAGCAGCTCGGGCACAGCGACTGGCTGGAGGTCGATCAGAAGCGGATCGACCTCTTCGCCGACGCCACGGGTGACCACCAGTGGATCCACGTGGACCCCGAGCGTGCCGCGAGCGGCCCCTTCGGCACGACGATCGCCCACGGCTATCTGACGCTGTCGCTGCTTCCGGCGCTGGTGCCGCAGGTCCTGCGGGTCGAGGGCATGAAGATGGGCATCAATTACGGGACCAACAAGGTCCGTTTCCCCGCCCCGGTACCCGTGGGCTCGCGGCTGCGCGCGACGGCGGTTCTGCAGCGCGTCGAGGAGGCCGGCGGCGGCGTGCAGGTGACCGCCCTCGTCACGATCGAGCGCGAGGGCGGCGACAAGCCGGTGTGCGTGGCGGAGTCGGTGTCCCGCTACTTCTTCTGAGCGCAGGGCGCCCTCTTGCGGGCGCCTACTTCTTCTGAGCGCTCACCATGCGCAGCACGAGGTCGGCGTAGAGCGCGCCGACCTCGTCGGGCGTCCGGCGGCCCTGGGTGTTGAACCAGCGCGCCACGTCGATGCAGAGGGAGAGCACGGCGACCGTGGTGCCGGGCACGTCCGGCACGTCGAACTCGCCCGTCTCGACCCCCTCACTGAGGATGCGGCGCACCACGGCGTCGCTCTGCCTGCGCAGCCCGAAGATCTCGGTGCGGTGCGCCTCGCTGAGCGCGTCCAGCTCGTACTGCACCACTCGGGCGGTGGTGTGCCGGCCGGCGTGCCAGCGGACGAAGGAGCGCACAGCACCGGCGAGCCGCTCGGTGGGTGTGCTGCCGCTGTCGTAGGCGGCGCCCAGGATCTCGAGGGCCTTGTCGTGCCCGATCCGGCTGATCCGGTGGAGCAGCTCTTCCTTCGTCTTGTAGTGGATGTAGAGCGCCGCCGGGCTCATGCCCGCGCGGCCGGCGATGTCACGGGTGGTGGTGGCGTGGTATCCCCGCTCGGCGAAGGCCTCGACGGCGGCGACGAGCAGTTTCCTCGCGGCCTCCGGGGTCACCTCGTCCCACGGCTTCTCCTCGTCGGCCGCCCGGTCCGCCGTCTCGTCCGCCGCACTCATCGCTCGTTCGCCCCTTTCGTGGCACAGGACGAACACCATACCCCGAAGGTGAGCAAGCGCTTAGAGCTTGCTCCGTGGCGGCCGGGATGTCGGACGCGACGCGCGGCGGCGCTCAGAACGCCGAGACGCCGGTCAGCGCGCGGCCGATGATGAGCTTCTGGATCTGGCTGGTGCCCTCGTAGAGGGTCATCACACGGGCGTCGCGCAGCAGCTTGCCGACGGGGTACTCGTCGATGTACCCGTAGCCGCCGAAGACCTGGAGGGCGTTGTTGGCGGCGCGCACGGCGGCTTCCGAGGCGAACAGCTTCGCCTTGGACGCCGCTGTGGCGAACTCCTGGCCGCGCTCGATCAGGTCGGCGACGCGCCAGGTCAGCAGCCGGGCGGCGTCCACGTCGACGGCGATGTCGCTGATCAGCTCCTGGACCAGCTGGTAGTGCGCGATGGACCTGCCGAACTGTTCGCGTTCCCCGGCGTAGCCGACCGCGGCGTCGAGGGCCGCCTGCGCTATGCCGACGCAGCCCGCCGCAACCGACATCCGGCCCTTGGCGAGGGCGGACATGGCGATGGAGAAGCCCTTGCCCTCGGGGCCGAGCAGGGCGGAATCCGGCACCCGGACGTCCTCGAGCACCAGCTCGGCGGTGGCCTGGCCGCGCAGCCCGAGCTTGCCGTGGACGGTGCGGCGGGTGAGACCGGGGGTGTCGGTGGGGACGAGGTAGGCGGAGACGCCCCTGTGGCCGGGCGTGTCGTTCGTCCGGGCGAACAGCAGCACCACATCGGCCCAGGTGCCGTTGGTGATGAACATCTTGGAGCCGTTGATCACCCAGCCGTCGCCGTCCCGGACGGCCCGGGTGGCGAGGCTGCCCGCGTCCGACCCGGTGCCGGGCTCGGTGAGACCGAAACAGCCGAGCGCGTCGCCGGCGGTGAGCCGGGGCAGCCAGTGGCGCTTCTGGTCCTCGGTGCCGTAGGCCGCGATGGTCTTGGTGACGAGGCCCAGTGACACGGAGACGATGCCGCGCACCGAGGAGTCCCCGCGGCCGAGCTCCTCCGTGACGAGGCAGTAGGAGAGGTGGTCGCCGCCGGAGCCGCCGTACTCCTCGTCGACGGTGAGCCCGAGGAAGCCGACCGCACCGAGCTTCTTCACGATGCCCCGATCGACGCTCTCCGCCCGGTCCCACTCCACGACGTGCGGGGCGATCTCGCGGGCGACGAAGTCCTTCGCCAGCTGCCGGACGGCGGTCCGCTCCTCACCGAGCTCCAGGTTCATGTGCGAACACCCCACCTTTTAACTATCACTGCTAGTTTCTTTTTGGCAGGCCCTACTATGTGCCGCATGGCCCGACCGCGCAAGCCCCTCCTCAGCAGAGACCGCATCGTCGAGACGGCGAGCGCGCTCGTGGACGCCGAAGGGCTCGACGCGGTCTCCACCCGCCGGCTCGCCGCCGAACTGGGTGTCAGCGGCCCCTCTCTCTACAACCACTTCCGCAACAAGGACGAGATCCTCGACGCCGTCGCCGACGCGGTCAGCGCCCGTGTCGACCTGTCGATGTTCGACGAGGACGACGGCCGCGACTGGCGCACCGCCCTGCACGACTGGGCCGTCTCCTACCGCGCCGCCCTGAGCGCCCACCCCAACACCGTCCCGGTCCTCGCGCGCGGACCCGGCCGCCGCCCGGCAGGGCTCAAGGTCGCCGACGCCGTCTTCGGCGCGATGGTCCGCTCCGGCTGGCCGCCCGCGCACGCCACCCGTATCGGCGCGCTGATGCGCTACTTCATCACCGGCTCCGCCCTCGGCTCCTTCGCCCGCGGCTTCGTCGACGACGCCGCGGCCTACGACCCGGCCGACTACCCGCACCTCGGCCAGGCCCATCTGCTCGCCGAGCGCCAGGAGCAGATCGACGAGGGCGCGTTCGAGACGGGTCTGCGGGCGCTGCTCGACGGGCTGGCGCTGCAGTACGAGGCGGTCCGGCAGGACTCCGCCCTGCACGGCACCCTTCGGCCGGCGCCGAAGAGTGGCTGACGCATCCTGGGAGGCATGACCTCCTCCCGTGACCTCGCCGCCTTCGCGGCGCTGCTCGCCGACGAGACCCGCGCGGGCTTCGCCCTGGCCCTGCTCGACGGACGGGCCTGGACCGCCGGGGAACTCGCCCGGTACGCCGGGGTCGCCGCGTCCACCGCGAGCGAGCACCTCGGCAGGCTCGTCGCGGGCGGCCTCCTCGCCGAGGAGCGCCAGGGCAGGCACCGGTACGTAC
This genomic interval carries:
- the soxR gene encoding redox-sensitive transcriptional activator SoxR: MPQIPEKIHELTVGQLSARSGAAVSALHFYESKGLITSRRTSGNQRRYSRDALRRVAFVRAAQRVGIPLATIREALAELPEERTPDRDDWARLSEAWRSELDQRIKQLGRLRDHLTDCIGCGCLSLETCVLSNPDDVFGEQLTGSRLLPERRRAKSDGA
- a CDS encoding TetR/AcrR family transcriptional regulator: MSAADETADRAADEEKPWDEVTPEAARKLLVAAVEAFAERGYHATTTRDIAGRAGMSPAALYIHYKTKEELLHRISRIGHDKALEILGAAYDSGSTPTERLAGAVRSFVRWHAGRHTTARVVQYELDALSEAHRTEIFGLRRQSDAVVRRILSEGVETGEFDVPDVPGTTVAVLSLCIDVARWFNTQGRRTPDEVGALYADLVLRMVSAQKK
- a CDS encoding acyl-CoA dehydrogenase family protein, with product MNLELGEERTAVRQLAKDFVAREIAPHVVEWDRAESVDRGIVKKLGAVGFLGLTVDEEYGGSGGDHLSYCLVTEELGRGDSSVRGIVSVSLGLVTKTIAAYGTEDQKRHWLPRLTAGDALGCFGLTEPGTGSDAGSLATRAVRDGDGWVINGSKMFITNGTWADVVLLFARTNDTPGHRGVSAYLVPTDTPGLTRRTVHGKLGLRGQATAELVLEDVRVPDSALLGPEGKGFSIAMSALAKGRMSVAAGCVGIAQAALDAAVGYAGEREQFGRSIAHYQLVQELISDIAVDVDAARLLTWRVADLIERGQEFATAASKAKLFASEAAVRAANNALQVFGGYGYIDEYPVGKLLRDARVMTLYEGTSQIQKLIIGRALTGVSAF
- a CDS encoding MaoC family dehydratase — encoded protein: MAEPRIFTSPEELRAGIGEQLGHSDWLEVDQKRIDLFADATGDHQWIHVDPERAASGPFGTTIAHGYLTLSLLPALVPQVLRVEGMKMGINYGTNKVRFPAPVPVGSRLRATAVLQRVEEAGGGVQVTALVTIEREGGDKPVCVAESVSRYFF
- a CDS encoding TetR/AcrR family transcriptional regulator yields the protein MARPRKPLLSRDRIVETASALVDAEGLDAVSTRRLAAELGVSGPSLYNHFRNKDEILDAVADAVSARVDLSMFDEDDGRDWRTALHDWAVSYRAALSAHPNTVPVLARGPGRRPAGLKVADAVFGAMVRSGWPPAHATRIGALMRYFITGSALGSFARGFVDDAAAYDPADYPHLGQAHLLAERQEQIDEGAFETGLRALLDGLALQYEAVRQDSALHGTLRPAPKSG